CGTGGGCACACTAGGGCATTTGCTTTCAGCGCTGGAAAACCCCGCCACACCGCTGCCGTTAAAGGCCCTTATTATGGGCTGCATTGGTTATATTATTTACCCGTTCGATTTAATACTCGATTTTTTACCAATAGTTGGTTACGCCGACGATTTTGCCACTGCCGCCGGTGTGCTGGCTTTGTGTATTGGTTATAGTAAATTTACGATGAAAGATTTAGATGCCGAGATTGACGGCGAATTAAAGAAAGCTTAAATTGTTGTTTTATTTTTAGTAATGTCAAAATCTTTATGCAAAAGATAATTTTTCTTAAAACTTTTCAAAAATTTTTTTTACGGTTTTAATAAAATC
This genomic stretch from Spirochaetaceae bacterium harbors:
- a CDS encoding DUF1232 domain-containing protein; amino-acid sequence: MTGKKVNEKDLAKFQKYYDSTLAFKLLKKLRKATRDKPPVVAGSAGAIVGTLGHLLSALENPATPLPLKALIMGCIGYIIYPFDLILDFLPIVGYADDFATAAGVLALCIGYSKFTMKDLDAEIDGELKKA